The sequence below is a genomic window from Uranotaenia lowii strain MFRU-FL chromosome 2, ASM2978415v1, whole genome shotgun sequence.
AGAACTATTATTGCACGAGAGCAATGCTACAGAAAATTCAATAATGGAAAACTCTGGATATCCTACATCATCAACTGAATCAAACAATTTCATGCTCGGTTGGACTGAGTCTGGGCAAACCTTTTTAACAAAGTGATGGACCCACCTCTCCGAATGCTCATCTACATTATTTGAAGGTGGAACATGATTCCGTAAGTTCCTTGCCGTTCTCCAAAGCGTGCTCATTGCTGTATCTGTCGTCAAACCTTCAACAAAATGTCTCCAATAACTCTGTTTTTTATGAGAACACACTCGTTTGAGTCTACGTTCGAGAGCTTGATAACGATTGAAATCAACTATGGAACCATGCTTCCGGAAAATCCTAAAAGCTTCGGTTTTGGATTTGTAAACATCGGTACACTCAGTATCCCACCAAGGTGCAGATGGTCTTTTCTTAACAGTGGAAAGAATTGGTTTTGATTGAGCTTGAACTGCGCTTTCATAAATGGAAGATGCAAGGAAAGTATACTCATCGAACGGCAACATCTCTCCTAATCCATTCAATCGCTCCGAAATTAATTCCATGTATTTCTTCCAATCGATGTTACGTGTTAGATCATACGCTGTCTCAATTGGACTGTCCCGTTGAGTTTGTTTATGGACTATGACCAGAATTGGTAGATGGTCACTACCATGAGGATCTTGTAAAACTTCCCAGGTACAATCCAGAGCTAAAGAAGTCGAGCAGAGAGAAAGATCTATTCGACTAGCTCTATTAGGAGGTTTCGGTACTCTCGTTATCTCACCAGTGTTCAAGATTGTCATACGATAAGTGTCGCATATATCATATATTAGATAAGCTCTAGCATCATCCTCTGATTCTCCCCACTCTGTGCCATGAGAATTAAAATCCCCAAGAAGAAGTCTTGGTTCGGGCAGTGATTCAACAACATCAGAAAACTGTCTTTTAGTAATGCTTGCACTGGGACTAATGTAAACGGAAGCTATGCAGAAATCTTCACCTCTGATTTTCACTTGACACGCAACAACTTCTAAACCGGAAAAAGTTGGAACCTGAACTCTATAAAAGGTATGTTGAGTTTTTAAACCAATCAATACACCTCCGTATGAATCCGCTCTATCAAACCTAACGATGTTAAACCCTCGAATGTTCACATTTGTCTCATgagaaagccatgtttctgaGAGAGCAAATGCGTCGCAGTCAAGGTTTGTAATGAGATATTGGAATGAGTTGCAACGAGGCATAAAACTCCTGCAATTccattgaagaatttttattccCGGTATAAGATGTCTATGATTATGcattgaaatcaattatctcgCTCAAAAGTGGCCACTTTGAAGTGATACACGTGCACAATGTTTGCACTAAAGGGAACAGGTGTTTGATAATTCTTGTTATAGAATCTGGAAGGTCAAAAAATTGCGATATCAATTCGATCAAAGACGAAAGAGTTATGAGCTCTGGAGAATTTGGAGATTCTTCGAGGGGTATTGGATTAGGGATACAAGGGAttgattgagaaaattttgacgaggttttttgaaactttgGAGAAGGAAAATCAGGAGTGGGAAATTCTTTGTTGTAGCGGGGATGGTTGTTAGTTGGAGGAATTGGTTGGTTAGATGGAAGTCTGTTGgtcttattttcaacatttcgagTAATCTTTTTGGAAACCACATTTAGAGGTAATTTTTTCCTCTTCGGAGTTCGTTTCCTTTCCTGCAAAATGAAGTTGTCCTCTACTGAGTCAGCGCTATCTACCTCCTCGTCTGAATCATCGGTTAAAATCTCGTACCGGTTTTGCTCTGCGGCTTTTACAATATCTGCAAACGATCGCTTGGAACGTTTCATCAAACTTTGTCTAAGCTTAGAGGATCGTTCTAAATATTTGGGACATTGCACCAGAACATGCTGATTTCCTTCACAGTGAAGACACTTTTCGGTTAATTTATCGCATTGTTCTTCCTTATGAAGATCACCGCACTTGGAGCATTTGGTTTTATTATTACAATGGCTCGCTGTATGTCCTAGCTGTTGACAATTTGAGCAGCTCATTACTTTTGGACGAAACAAACGCACTGGTAAGCGTAATTTTCCGACCATAATGAAATCTGGCAGAGCTGAACCTTTGAAGGTCAAGCGGAATGATGATGAAGGTGTAAAGGTTCTTTCTTCCCCTCCCCCATTTACTGTTTGCAATTGACGGCATTCAATAATATCAATAGATGGAAGCCCTGGTTTTCGAAAGAATCCCTTAACACCCGAAAGATCTTCGATGCTAAGGGAATCTTCTGTCACTACTCCGTCAATTTCAACTATATGAGCAGGGATCCATACACGGTAAAAGGATGTAAACAAAATGTCCATAACAATGCTGTTTGCACTCTTGGCATTGTTAACGACGACGACTATTTTGTTGTTATGAATTCGGCGAATTGTTTCTATACCCGTGTGACGTTTATCTAAGTCTTTAGCTATTTGTATACGGTTCAGCGTGTTTCCTGCTTTCGGACGAAAGTAAACAACATATTTATTATCCTCGCCAAGAGGATACTGACGAATGCGCGGGGTTATATTGTTGCTGCGTTCTACAGACGGAAGAAGATTTTCTTTGGACGATGTTTGACCTAAAGGACCCATAAGGTTTTTACCCGCTTTTGGATAACTCCTGTAGAAATAGATACTTGTGAGGCACCTTTTTCTACAAGCTGTGGTCCTGCAAAAAGCAATGGTGAACGAGCATTCCTATCATTACGGTTTCTTTTCCGGCTTTTCACCGGGATGAAGCAACCGTTGACAGAGTCGGAAGATTCAGGAAGATCCGGAACTTCTTCATCGCTGGCTGCAGCTGATGAAGGAGCTGAAAAAACAACATCTTCAAGCTCCTTCCCTTCAACATCCATACTAGGCCAACCGGCGAAAATATCCGCCAGCTCGCAATCAAAAAATTAACACCAATTGATAAAGCgggaaacaaagaaaaaagaaaaacagggAAATAGGAAATGGAACGCTTACTTACGATTGCAACGATTACCTTCAACTTTGACCCTGCACCTGCCTTGTCCTCGAGTTGAATTCGGTTCGGATGGATCGTACACACACTTCGTTCTCGGATTGGATTCGGGAAGGTCTTTTTCGCTGCCCACTCGTGGGAGCCGCAAGTCCAACGGCCTTACTTCAAGGGAACCATGACCAGTCGGGAGTCGGATGTTTCGCACCACGTGAATTCCTTGGTTGTTCGGTTATAAATCGGCCTAATCACCTTGGCTTGCCCCAAGCGGCACTAACGGCCCACAAAACCGGATGATTCGAGCTGCTAGGGAACTAGTTATTTCCGATACTTTTTCAATAACGTatgaattttcaacgttttactTCTCGTTAATGGGGAGAAAAAAGTCCAATACTATTACTGCTGGCATTATGTTCgaacaaaataacaaagtaTGCATGAAATAAAtgcaataaaattcaaaaaactttaaacatgatgaattttataaattaactaTTTCTTTCAAGGAAATTCATAAGACCTTAATGGAAGATAAATTTCTCATAAAGCTATTTTAAAAAACTGTCCTTAATTGAAACTCCCCGTTTTCACATTAAATCCCATGAATAGACTTTTAACTggattacaaaattgaaatatgaagGTACAATTTAACACAGGGTCCCATGTAAAATAAGGGCCAGATTATACTACGGAAAGGTGTTACGCAAcaaacctgaagtttgtatacaattacgtgaattttgttcgggatgaacaaaaaataaacagtttttcaccaataatGTTGGTCttaatcaaccgtttttttatttgagtgttttaaagtttttattatgacaatatttcatctgagggACGCATATCGTTTAAAGAtatcataaaacagttataaagCTAAAAAACGGATATATTAGCGTCGATTAATGATCATTcacgtattttttgtatttgacccatcagaagctaatttttgaaactccttTTTTACCATAACCCTTATCCCCATTTCTACCGATCGATTTCGACCTtggaataatctatttttcataacgaaagtttcatgaatgactataatgaaaacaaatcagATGACAGGGAATCCAGAAATTGGTGTAAAATTGGGTTTACATGTaccttccaaacaaaatttctgATAATTCCATACACattttaggctcattgtgccATCTATTTCCATGGTccaatccccaaatttggcactggacaTTGTGctacttataagattttcataagcTGGCTGATTTAGGCATTCTAATGTCCATTTACTAACTTTTGAAAGATCGAAGGATTTAGAAATTATCATTGAATTTACCTTTACTTTGCAATTGGAGATTGAAAAGATTCAGCAACACATTTCAACACTTTTACGAATATATATTTCTtagtattagttttttttttcaaataatattcacatgatcgcatAGTAAAAATTCGAATTAAATTGATGtgcgcagtgttgcaaaccttatctgcctATATGAGCCTTTAAGATTCAGTTCCCCTTATcattttttgggaataaatggatcgatttcatcacaaaatcacattatttgttgagtttttaaacattttgagtAATTAAGCATTGATTTttagattatactttgatttgtTTCATGTGGCTGATTATTAAATTGCGTGACGTAGCAACGCTTTGCCAaaccgtgtttaaaaaaaaaaaggtgcgtTGTGACcacacgaaactgaatcgctctaaaataaatttaagtcaacatataaaaaattaaaaacagaaatttgttggttgtaacaaatagatattttactataatatttataaaatttgatctaatagaagagcagaaaaatacacttttgtaaaaaattaactaTAGTGGAAAAGCCTGTTCTACATTGATAAGCCTATATCTCCTCATTGTTGGAACTATAAATTCTGCAATTTTGAACTATTTATCATTATTATTGTAGGCATATTTGAGAACATAAAGAATGAAAGGAAGATGGTTTTTAATACATTTGGCCGAGAAATTGAGCAGACACTTTcagaaagtaattttttcaccAAACGACACCAATTTTAGGGGTGCCACTttgtaaaaaagatttttattgtaATGGACCAGTCTTATATATActgtgagcgaaataagaatagtaccactatgtgttttgcttgataAATTATGTATGATTGAAATCACGAACAAAATTTTCTACAGTTTGTCCTGAATGGCTttacggataaatcaagcataagtttactttttttggacgtagcaattggcgttgaggaccaaaaatgtgaaaaaaggggtgcaaaataagaatagtaccacttgagtttttcaacaaaaagttaAAGAGGTTGTTTTAACACGACCGTGATCGTAGAATTACGATTGTATTGTGTAgtcatttgaatcattttagttcCATACTGTCCGCCCCGGTATTTTTTTACCTgtagaaatttttattcttaaatcccaggagaaaagaagaaaaagttcTTTTCTGATCATTTGCCTTTTTGTCATGTCAAGTTGTAATATTCAAGTTTGATCACTAATTTCAGTGTTTTGAAcacctttattttcaacttaACACAGTAgagaagaagaaattgaaagaaacGGAAAAACACTGCGAAAAACCAACATAGCCATCGTGTTCGACAAGCAGGAAGCAGCAATAACAGCGCGCGAGCTTCATTCATTCGGTTGGCGTCCTCCCGTGTGATCGCAGCAAGCGCTGATATCTCTTCGTGGAACTTATTTTTCACATCCAACATAAATTATGAGTAAGAGAACGAGAAAGAAAAGACCGTTCTTACCAGCTTTGGGCACACTTACACCGCGGCAAAATTGATAATCCATAATTTAGTGAAACCAAAGCCTCCATCTTCCCTTCGAGAGTTCCCTCGACAATACCCCTCCGAGTTGGAGGCTCTGACTCAAAGCTTTCGGATGATGTTTTGCTGCTTGGTCGAACGTCAAAGACATCGTCACTTACTGTGACCACACGGGAGAATGCCCAACAAACGAATGACGCttgcgctttttttttttttttttttccaggaatttaccacactgtggcattcttcccttttCCTATATTTCTTGATCTTAAGCATTATCGAAATGTTTCCAAGTACGGCACACAAGTCCGGCTGATAAgtgaacaatttattttaacgGAAGCCAAGTCCAGATATACCAAGCCTGATTTCTCTTACGGTACTTAAGTCCGGTTTTAGAGTAAACAGGTAGTCCTGATGGCAGTCAAGTCCGGATATAACAGAGACAAATTGTTCGAACGGCACACAGGTCCGGATAGGCTAGGAAACAAATTCGAAGGACGGATATATGTCCGGATATATGAGTAACAAGAGATAGGTATAATCTAGTAGTTGGTTCCAATCCTTATgtttctgtgtgtgtgtgtgtagttttcttctttctttttttttttcttgttttttttgtgttttttttttttgtgatttattttttttttgttgtattgttttttttttttttttgttttttttttttggttttttttttttggtttttttttttttggttttttttttttttttttttttttttttttttttttttttttttttttttttttttttggaggatTAGGAAGGGAAAAGGGTGAGGGGAAATTAAGGGTGAAGGGTTATATTTCTTTGAGAAGACCGGTGTTTTGGAGAAAGTTGATGAGTTTCTTCTCTTCAGAAGGACAATTCGATAGCACTTTGCGAATACTATTGCCCAATTGGCATGCTGCTCTTTGAGGGGAGTATATAAGACAGTCAATGAGGAGGTGGCGTACAGAGATGATACAATGGCAAGAAGGGCACATGGGTGGGTTGTCTTTTTCGAGGAGGTAGGAATGGGTTAATCTGGTATGACCGATTCGGAGTCGTGTTAGAGCGATTCTTTCTTGAGGGTTGGAACGGTCAATCCAGTTAAGTGTCGTGTTTTTTACTTCGCGCAGTTTGGCGGTTCGATTATCTACCCAGTTTCTCTCCCAAGCAAGAATCAGTTGACTTTTTAAGTATCGATATGCATCTTGTTGTGGGATGGGAATGCATAATGGAGTCTTTTCTGTGCCGGAAAGAGCCAGGCGATCGGCGGCGACGTTACCGGGAATACCTGAATGGCCAGGTATCCAGACGAGGGTTGCTTTTCTTTTCAAGGCTTCTTCCGAAATACATGTTATCCAGGGATGTTTGATATTTCCCCCGGAGACCGCTTTAAGAACACTCGCTGAGTCGGAGAATATTATAGGTGGGCTAGAAGTCTGAGTGTTCTTGAGTGCATCTAACAGAGCGAAAGCTTCAGAGCTGAATACCGAGCACTGATGTGGTAGAGCAATAGATCTGTTGTTAATCGTGTCGTGAATACCACAACCTACCTTGCCATCTATGGTCTTAGAACCGTCGGTGTAGATATGGGGACTATCGTTGTATTTTGTTTCAACTAGGGTATGGAAATGTGGCAAAACGGTTAGTGGATGTTGACCGGCTTTAATCTTGTTAGACAAAGAGAGATCTACGGGAGGAGTTTCCTCAGTCCAATATTTGAATGACGTTTTTCTTCTTTGTGAGATAGTGGGAATAGGTGTGTTGATGAGATCGCTTAGTATTACGTTATTGCGATGTATCATAGGGGAATCACTATTGCCGCCGATGGCAAGCCATCGCAAGGACTTGCAAGTCAAGTGTTTGGCAATCAGATAGTTAAATGGAACCTGACCACTTTCCGCCATTAATGAAGTTATTGGGCTGGTACAGAAGGCAGAGCTTATGATTCTAATGGAGTTATTGTATAACGGTTCAAGTTTTTCGTATAGGAGTGGACCTGCTCGACTTACGAAGCCTATACCGTAGAGGGTAGACGGCAGTAGCCATCCGTGTAAGAACCGTGAGAGTGAATCTCGATTTGCCATACTAGGTGATTTGCTAAGGATGCGGAGTAAGTTGATTTTGTTAGTAGCGTTTTTTCTAATTTGGTCAAGATGAACTCTAAATGAAAGGCGATCGTCAATCCAAACCCCAAGAAGACGGGTGGAGTGGACTAGTGGAATGGTTTGGTCAAAAAATTTTACCGGAGGGAGTTTTTGGAGTTTCTTTCTATTGGGACCAAGGTGGAGGAGTTTGGATTTGTCTGGGGAGAAAATAAATCCGACTGTCGGTGCCCAATTTGCTACAATGTCTAAAGCTGATTGTAATCTCTGACGAGTAAGACGGGCAAAAGGAGACGTTGATATCAGAAGGATATCATCAGCATAGACGAggattttgatattatttggaATGATTTGGAATATGGAATTAATGGCAATAAGGAAGAGAGTTGGAGAGATCACTGATCCCTGTGGGACACCTGAGAAGACAGGTTTCGGGTTGGATAAGGTAGCATTGACAATGACCTGGATCGTGCGGTTCGAAAGAAAACTGTGGATGTACTGGTACATGCGACCACCAATGTTCCATTGCTGTAAAGACATTAGGATTGTTTCTCTTTTGACACGATCGAATGCTTTGGACAGGTCCAGGGAGAGAAGATCGATATGTTGGTGATGGTTTAGTGAGTCGTCAAGAATGTTTTCCAGAAAGCAGAGATAGTCGTCTGTGGAGCGGCCGGGGCGAAAAGCATACTGTCGGTCGTCTAAAAGGTTATTTTGATCAAGGATTGTGTTTAAGCGATGGTTGACCATCCTTTCCATGATCTTTCCAGCACAATCTAGAAGGGTGATTGGGCGGTAACTGTCAAGATCACAGGGGTCTTTTTGTGGTTTTGGGATAGGGACGACCAgccctttttttcattcctcaGGAATGTGTCCTTCGCTccaaatattatttattatatCTAGGAAGGTGGTTTTGGCAAGGAGGGATAGGTGTTTGAGAAATGGGTATCCAATGTCATCGGGGCCGGAAGACAAACCCTTAACTTTACGTAGAGCTGAATGGAGTTCTTCAAGGCTAAAGTCGGAATTGTAAATGTTATTGTACGGGGTGGAGAGCATAGTAGAGATAGGTGAGTCGACGGGTGGTGGGACGGGACGATTGGTGGTGGTTGGATTGTTGTTGTTGAGGGTAGAAGTAGTGGAGGTAAAGTGATAGGAAAACGCGTCGGCTAGTGAAGATGGATCATTGGTATAGTGTCTATTTAAAAGAAGGTGAAATTGGTTTTTCCTAGGTTCTCCATTTAGAGCTTTGATTTTGTTCCAGAGGACTTTAGAGGGGGTATTTGGATGGATTTCCTCAGTAAAAGTTTGCCATGCGTTTGTCTTGGCAGTGCGGACTGCTGCCCTGGCGGAAGATCTAGCATTTTTGAATACCTCAAGGGCGTTTTGTTTTCGTGGATCGTCGTTGGGGATACGCCTTAGTGTTCGAAGGGcttttcttcttaattttattgCTTCACGGACTTCAGGGCCCCACCAAGGGACAGCAGTTTTACCAGGTGTACCATTAGTTCGGGGAATAAATTTGGTGCCGGCTTCGAGAAGAATCGTGTTGAAGGAGTCGATGTTGTTTGGGACAGAGAGTGAAAGAAGATGATCGACATGATTTTGATAGCCGAGCCAGTCGGCTTCCTGGTATCGCCATCGGGGTCTGGTGGCGGCTATAGGGGTCGGGTGCTCTAGTTTTACTAATATTGGAAGGTGATCACTTCCTCCACTGTCGTCCAGAACGTTCCAGCTAAGTTTAGATGCGAGTGACAAAGAGGAGATGCTAAGGTCCAAAGCAGAAGTGTTTCCTGAGCTGGGACAGATACGAGTGTGGGAGCCGTTGTTCAGGATGGTTAAGCTTTGTGCTAGGGTAAAATCCCCGAGGAAACGACCACGACGGTCAATTGTTTTACCTCCCCATTCGGTAGAATGAGCGTTGAAGTCACCTAATAGTATTATGGGGGGTGGAATTTGACGAATGAGTTCTTCGAAGCCTTTGGCAAAGTCTTGGAAGGGGAGGGATGGTGAGGCATAGAGGgaaacaactgagatttttattGGAGCCTGTAGGCGAATGCAGATGGTGTTGAGGTTGGATTGGATAGGAATTGGTGAGAAAGGAAAACCATTTTTGATACCGAGACCAACGCCTCTACTGTAGGGATTGAGGGGATCTTTGTGGGTGATGAGCTGATAACCTTTGATGGAATTTCGGTTGATGGCAGTGTCTGGGACAAAAGTTTCTTGCAATGCTAAGATAATAGGAGAAAATTTAGCAACGAGAATTTGAATATCAGATAGGCGGGATTTAAAACCTAGAATGTTCCACTGTATTGCCAGGTTGGTAGTGGCTTTATGTGTAGGAATGTTGGGAGCCATTGCGAAGAGTGAGAGGAGATTGTTCTAGTATCTGCGTAGTAGAGGGGTAGTGgaaatgaaagaaataaatcGACTTACCGATGGTTGGACAATTTGGTTGATTGGTTACCGTACCTGGGGATCTCGAAATCAGAGTCAGATTGATTTGATGGTCTCCTGTTTTTGGTTATCCTCACTGGAGAGATGTTTTCGGGGGACTCGGTACCTCGGCCACGCTTCGGGGTAGAGCAGAGCGGTTGGGAGTTGTCAGCAGTGTCCATGGATGCTTCACTGTTGGAATCAGTCAAGGTGGTATCCGAATCGTCGCTTGGGATGTTCTTTTTACTTTCAATTTCTCGGATTTTTGTTTGCAGTTCGATGTTTTGTTGGATTAGATCCGTGATCTGTTTTTCCAGCTCCATAATTTTCCGGTTGTGATCGATGGAAGTAGTGTTGTCGTTGATTAAGCGTTGTTGCACCTTGGATTGAGTGACGATGTTGAGTTGAGAACGGAATACCTTGACGGCTTCGGAGTGGCTGATTCCCATGTCAACACGGATGCGAGTCACGCTCTGTTCTTGTTGGTAAGCAGGACAGGAACGATTGTTTGTGGGGTGATTACCTTGGCAGTTGATGCAGTGTGGCTGGTTGGGGCAGTCCGGATGGATTGTACTTTCTCCGCAGTTTTGGCAGATAGGAGGGTTTGGGCATTTAGCCTTGGTATGGCCAAACCTTCCGCACAGGAAGCATTGCATTGGGCGTGGGTAATAGGGCCTCGTGGGGACACGCAAGTAACCGAACCAGACATGTGTTGGGGGAACGGTGCCTTTGAATGTGAGCACCATTGTGTTGGTGGGAACGGTTTTTTCGTTGACTTTCCTGGTGAATCTGTAGACTTTGACGACTTGTTGTTCTTGCAGGGCTTGGCAAATATCGGATTCATCAAGTTCCGCTACTTCTCGGCACGAAACAACACACTGGCAGGTATTTTTGGTGGGATGAGGCTCAACTGTGACCGGAGTGTCATCGATAAGTTTCTTCAGTTGTAGAAGCTTATCGAATTGTTGTTGGCTTCGGACTTTCAGCAAAACTGTTTTTCCTCCATCGGTTGGGCTGGCACCATCGATACGACCGGCAATCTGGTCAATCGATTTAGCGATGATAAACGGGTTTTGAGGCAGCTTGGAGTTGGCGGCAGCTTTCAGAACGAGGAAGCGAACCTCACCATGGACGTCGTTTGGATCCATCCATCTGGGAACGGTCCTCGAGTTCCTATGAGAAGGACCAGGAACGGGCCCCCAGGGCGGAATAGATTCCGCCATGAAgaccgaaaaataaatttcgacaGCAGCACCAGCAGGAATACAACCAACAAcactttattcaaaacaaaaactatactGAGCGCGAACTATTCGTGAGAAAGCACGTAGGAGAGCGAATATGCAGAGAGCGATCCAAAAGCACGTCTGAACGTGACGACGTTTCACTTGCGAATGAAAAACGCGACGCTTGCGCGCAGCAGTGTCTGGCTTTTTAAAGCTTTCCAACTTGTggaacacgattttttttttcgcgggATTTATGTGGAACACGATGGGGGTTTTTGCTCGTTTTTAGGAATTTTGGGCTGTCGCTGTCAC
It includes:
- the LOC129741582 gene encoding uncharacterized protein LOC129741582, whose product is MAPNIPTHKATTNLAIQWNILGFKSRLSDIQILVAKFSPIILALQETFVPDTAINRNSIKGYQLITHKDPLNPYSRGVGLGIKNGFPFSPIPIQSNLNTICIRLQAPIKISVVSLYASPSLPFQDFAKGFEELIRQIPPPIILLGDFNAHSTEWGGKTIDRRGRFLGDFTLAQSLTILNNGSHTRICPSSGNTSALDLSISSLSLASKLSWNVLDDSGGSDHLPILVKLEHPTPIAATRPRWRYQEADWLGYQNHVDHLLSLSVPNNIDSFNTILLEAGTKFIPRTNGTPGKTAVPWWGPEVREAIKLRRKALRTLRRIPNDDPRKQNALEVFKNARSSARAAVRTAKTNAWQTFTEEIHPNTPSKVLWNKIKALNGEPRKNQFHLLLNRHYTNDPSSLADAFSYHFTSTTSTLNNNNPTTTNRPVPPPVDSPISTMLSTPYNNIYNSDFSLEELHSALRKVKGLSSGPDDIGYPFLKHLSLLAKTTFLDIINNIWSEGHIPEE
- the LOC129741583 gene encoding uncharacterized protein LOC129741583; the encoded protein is MAESIPPWGPVPGPSHRNSRTVPRWMDPNDVHGEVRFLVLKAAANSKLPQNPFIIAKSIDQIAGRIDGASPTDGGKTVLLKVRSQQQFDKLLQLKKLIDDTPVTVEPHPTKNTCQCVVSCREVAELDESDICQALQEQQVVKVYRFTRKVNEKTVPTNTMVLTFKGTVPPTHVWFGYLRVPTRPYYPRPMQCFLCGRFGHTKAKCPNPPICQNCGESTIHPDCPNQPHCINCQGNHPTNNRSCPAYQQEQSVTRIRVDMGISHSEAVKVFRSQLNIVTQSKVQQRLINDNTTSIDHNRKIMELEKQITDLIQQNIELQTKIREIESKKNIPSDDSDTTLTDSNSEASMDTADNSQPLCSTPKRGRGTESPENISPVRITKNRRPSNQSDSDFEIPRYGNQSTKLSNHR